In one Papio anubis isolate 15944 chromosome 11, Panubis1.0, whole genome shotgun sequence genomic region, the following are encoded:
- the PRXL2A gene encoding peroxiredoxin-like 2A isoform X3 — protein sequence MDPSFFTMGMWSIGAGALGAAALALLLANTDVFLSKPQKAALEYLEDIDLKTLEKEPRTLKAKELWEKNGAVIMAVRRPGCFLCREEAADLSSLKSMLDQLGVPLYAVVKEHIRTEVEDFQPYFKGEIFLDEKKKFYGPQRRKMMFMGFIRLGVWYNFFRAWNGGFSGNLEGEGFILGGVFVVGSGKQGILLEHREKEFGDKVNLLSVLEAAKMIKPQTLASEKK from the exons ATG GACCCAAGTTTCTTCACCATGGGGATGTGGTCCATTGGTGCAGGAGCCCTGGGGGCTGCTGCCTTGGCATTGCTGCTTGCCAACACAGACGTGTTTCTGTCCAAGCCCCAGAAAGCAGCACTGGAGTACCTGGAGGATATAGACCTGAAAACACTGGAGAAGG aacCAAGGACTTTGAAAGCAAAGGAgctatgggaaaaaaatggagCTGTGATTATGGCTGTGCGGAGGCCGGGCTGTTTCCTCTGTCGAGAG GAAGCTGCGGATCTGTCCTCCCTGAAAAGCATGTTGGACCAGCTGGGCGTCCCCCTCTATGCAGTGGTAAAGGAGCACATCAGAACCGAAGTGGAGGATTTCCAGCCTTATTTCAAAGGAGAAATCTTCCTGGATGAAAAG AAAAAGTTTTATGGTCCACAAAGGCGGAAGATGATGTTTATGGGATTTATCCGTCTGGGAGTGTGGTACAACTTCTTCCGAGCCTGGAATGGAGGCTTCTCTGGAAACCTGGAAGGAGAAGGCTTCATCCTTGGGGGAGTTTTCGTGGTGGGATCAGGAAAGCAG GGCATTCTTCTTGAGCACCGAGAGAAAGAATTTGGAGACAAAGTAAACTTACTTTCTGTTCTGGAAGCTGCTAAGATGATCAAACCACAGACTTTGGCCTCAGAGAAAAAATGA
- the PRXL2A gene encoding peroxiredoxin-like 2A isoform X2: MSFLQDPSFFTMGMWSIGAGALGAAALALLLANTDVFLSKPQKAALEYLEDIDLKTLEKEPRTLKAKELWEKNGAVIMAVRRPGCFLCREEAADLSSLKSMLDQLGVPLYAVVKEHIRTEVEDFQPYFKGEIFLDEKKKFYGPQRRKMMFMGFIRLGVWYNFFRAWNGGFSGNLEGEGFILGGVFVVGSGKQGILLEHREKEFGDKVNLLSVLEAAKMIKPQTLASEKK, encoded by the exons ATGTCTTTCCTCCAGGACCCAAGTTTCTTCACCATGGGGATGTGGTCCATTGGTGCAGGAGCCCTGGGGGCTGCTGCCTTGGCATTGCTGCTTGCCAACACAGACGTGTTTCTGTCCAAGCCCCAGAAAGCAGCACTGGAGTACCTGGAGGATATAGACCTGAAAACACTGGAGAAGG aacCAAGGACTTTGAAAGCAAAGGAgctatgggaaaaaaatggagCTGTGATTATGGCTGTGCGGAGGCCGGGCTGTTTCCTCTGTCGAGAG GAAGCTGCGGATCTGTCCTCCCTGAAAAGCATGTTGGACCAGCTGGGCGTCCCCCTCTATGCAGTGGTAAAGGAGCACATCAGAACCGAAGTGGAGGATTTCCAGCCTTATTTCAAAGGAGAAATCTTCCTGGATGAAAAG AAAAAGTTTTATGGTCCACAAAGGCGGAAGATGATGTTTATGGGATTTATCCGTCTGGGAGTGTGGTACAACTTCTTCCGAGCCTGGAATGGAGGCTTCTCTGGAAACCTGGAAGGAGAAGGCTTCATCCTTGGGGGAGTTTTCGTGGTGGGATCAGGAAAGCAG GGCATTCTTCTTGAGCACCGAGAGAAAGAATTTGGAGACAAAGTAAACTTACTTTCTGTTCTGGAAGCTGCTAAGATGATCAAACCACAGACTTTGGCCTCAGAGAAAAAATGA
- the PRXL2A gene encoding peroxiredoxin-like 2A isoform X1: MGMWSIGAGALGAAALALLLANTDVFLSKPQKAALEYLEDIDLKTLEKEPRTLKAKELWEKNGAVIMAVRRPGCFLCREEAADLSSLKSMLDQLGVPLYAVVKEHIRTEVEDFQPYFKGEIFLDEKKKFYGPQRRKMMFMGFIRLGVWYNFFRAWNGGFSGNLEGEGFILGGVFVVGSGKQGILLEHREKEFGDKVNLLSVLEAAKMIKPQTLASEKK, translated from the exons ATGGGGATGTGGTCCATTGGTGCAGGAGCCCTGGGGGCTGCTGCCTTGGCATTGCTGCTTGCCAACACAGACGTGTTTCTGTCCAAGCCCCAGAAAGCAGCACTGGAGTACCTGGAGGATATAGACCTGAAAACACTGGAGAAGG aacCAAGGACTTTGAAAGCAAAGGAgctatgggaaaaaaatggagCTGTGATTATGGCTGTGCGGAGGCCGGGCTGTTTCCTCTGTCGAGAG GAAGCTGCGGATCTGTCCTCCCTGAAAAGCATGTTGGACCAGCTGGGCGTCCCCCTCTATGCAGTGGTAAAGGAGCACATCAGAACCGAAGTGGAGGATTTCCAGCCTTATTTCAAAGGAGAAATCTTCCTGGATGAAAAG AAAAAGTTTTATGGTCCACAAAGGCGGAAGATGATGTTTATGGGATTTATCCGTCTGGGAGTGTGGTACAACTTCTTCCGAGCCTGGAATGGAGGCTTCTCTGGAAACCTGGAAGGAGAAGGCTTCATCCTTGGGGGAGTTTTCGTGGTGGGATCAGGAAAGCAG GGCATTCTTCTTGAGCACCGAGAGAAAGAATTTGGAGACAAAGTAAACTTACTTTCTGTTCTGGAAGCTGCTAAGATGATCAAACCACAGACTTTGGCCTCAGAGAAAAAATGA